A window of the Verminephrobacter eiseniae EF01-2 genome harbors these coding sequences:
- a CDS encoding lysophospholipid acyltransferase family protein — protein sequence MLHLLRAGWKYPRAGWRALRLLGHVLKGLCIVALRFPALSPERQHAHVQAWSLQLLTHAGVSLRIEGQPPLGGPVVLVANHLSWLDIPVLHAACHCRFVAKSDVRAWPLIGRLATAAGSLYIERNSRRDALRMVRSMQTALQQREVLAVFPEGTTGDGREMLAFHANLLQAAVIARAPAQPVGLRFADQATGTISFAPSYIGDETLLGSIWRTLCAPPIVAMVRYGQPEHAGGRDRRAWTGQLRASVDRLRR from the coding sequence ATGCTGCATCTGCTGCGCGCCGGCTGGAAATATCCGCGCGCCGGCTGGCGTGCGCTGCGCCTGCTGGGCCATGTGCTCAAGGGGCTGTGCATCGTGGCGCTGCGCTTTCCCGCCCTGTCGCCGGAGCGGCAACATGCGCATGTGCAGGCTTGGTCTCTGCAACTGCTCACGCATGCCGGCGTCAGCCTGCGGATCGAGGGACAGCCCCCGCTGGGCGGGCCGGTGGTGCTGGTGGCCAACCACCTCTCGTGGCTCGACATCCCGGTGCTGCATGCGGCGTGCCATTGCCGCTTCGTCGCCAAATCCGACGTGCGGGCCTGGCCGCTGATCGGCCGGCTGGCAACGGCTGCCGGCTCCCTGTACATCGAGCGCAACTCGCGCCGCGATGCGTTGCGCATGGTGCGCTCGATGCAAACGGCGCTGCAGCAGCGCGAGGTGCTGGCCGTATTCCCCGAAGGCACCACCGGCGACGGCCGCGAGATGCTGGCGTTCCACGCCAATTTGTTGCAGGCCGCAGTCATCGCCCGGGCACCGGCCCAGCCCGTGGGCCTGCGCTTTGCCGACCAGGCCACCGGCACCATCAGCTTTGCCCCGAGCTACATCGGCGACGAAACCCTGCTGGGCTCGATCTGGCGCACGCTGTGCGCGCCGCCGATCGTCGCCATGGTGCGCTACGGCCAGCCCGAGCATGCCGGCGGGCGCGACCGGCGCGCCTGGACCGGCCAACTGCGCGCCAGCGTCGACCGCTTGCGGCGCTGA